One part of the Bdellovibrio bacteriovorus genome encodes these proteins:
- a CDS encoding HIT family protein, whose translation MAAAKKARKKTSAKKTPAKRKAPIKAPVAAHGKIQIGKDVWPMERDVLFRPDRMKYVRKLIKPDGCVFCRASEEKVSFETLCVFKSKHSMVVLNKFPYNSGHLLVLPKRHCGDLLKLSDEEYHDLQNVIRLTMQALNELYQPGGINVGLNHGAVAGAGIPEHLHYHVIPRWTGDLNFFPLIAETKVLVESLEQTYEKVWSILRKYE comes from the coding sequence ATGGCAGCAGCCAAAAAGGCGCGCAAAAAAACATCCGCGAAAAAGACCCCTGCGAAAAGAAAAGCGCCCATCAAGGCCCCCGTGGCCGCTCATGGTAAAATTCAGATCGGCAAGGATGTCTGGCCGATGGAGCGTGATGTTTTGTTCCGTCCGGACCGCATGAAATACGTGCGTAAACTGATCAAACCCGACGGCTGTGTTTTTTGCCGGGCTTCAGAGGAAAAAGTCAGCTTTGAGACCCTGTGCGTGTTTAAATCCAAGCACTCGATGGTGGTTCTGAACAAGTTCCCTTATAACAGCGGGCACCTTTTGGTTTTGCCAAAACGCCATTGTGGGGATCTGTTAAAACTTTCTGATGAAGAATACCATGACCTGCAAAATGTCATTCGTCTGACCATGCAGGCCTTGAATGAGCTTTACCAGCCAGGTGGCATTAACGTGGGTTTGAACCACGGGGCGGTGGCCGGGGCGGGGATTCCTGAGCACTTGCACTATCATGTGATTCCCCGATGGACCGGGGACCTTAATTTCTTCCCGTTGATTGCTGAGACCAAGGTCTTGGTTGAAAGTCTTGAGCAGACCTACGAGAAGGTATGGAGTATTTTAAGAAAATATGAATAG
- the sppA gene encoding signal peptide peptidase SppA yields the protein MKGSFFKKLVIIFLVFVGLGALLKMSGDFFGSEDKRVTAKNTILHLEMNGVILNGKKFIKNLKKYRDDDKVKAILISINSPGGSVGPSQEMFAEIKRVRDEIKKPVVCVSTGVMASGAYYAAVACDKIVVAPGALVGSIGVIMEFANLEKLYDWAKISRYSITSGKFKDSGAEYRPMREDERSLFQSMIDEVYAQFKGTVAEERKLKEEVVAEYADGRVFTGATAVKVGFADKVGYYDDAVKLAAEIAKLGDNYDVFEVPKKKVSIFDLGGGDTEDDLNSMAEFADVLKGKSFGADMEGAMKYILRAKYLNQPLMLMPGYWE from the coding sequence ATGAAGGGCAGCTTTTTCAAAAAACTGGTGATTATCTTTTTGGTGTTCGTAGGCCTGGGTGCCTTGTTGAAAATGAGCGGGGACTTCTTCGGAAGTGAAGACAAACGTGTCACTGCCAAAAACACCATTCTGCATCTGGAAATGAACGGCGTTATTCTTAACGGCAAGAAGTTCATTAAAAATCTTAAAAAGTACCGTGATGATGACAAGGTCAAAGCGATCCTGATCAGCATCAATTCTCCGGGCGGATCTGTGGGGCCTTCCCAGGAAATGTTCGCTGAAATCAAACGCGTTCGTGATGAAATCAAAAAGCCGGTTGTCTGTGTCAGCACAGGCGTGATGGCCAGTGGTGCCTACTATGCCGCCGTGGCCTGCGACAAGATCGTCGTGGCTCCAGGGGCGCTGGTTGGATCCATCGGTGTGATCATGGAATTTGCGAATCTGGAAAAACTGTACGACTGGGCTAAGATTTCCCGTTATTCCATCACCTCGGGCAAATTCAAGGACTCGGGGGCTGAATATCGCCCGATGCGTGAAGATGAAAGATCCTTGTTCCAAAGCATGATCGACGAAGTCTATGCGCAGTTCAAAGGCACTGTGGCTGAAGAGCGCAAACTGAAAGAGGAAGTTGTGGCTGAATACGCCGATGGGCGCGTGTTCACTGGTGCCACCGCTGTGAAAGTGGGCTTTGCCGACAAAGTTGGTTACTATGACGACGCTGTGAAACTGGCAGCGGAAATCGCCAAGCTGGGCGACAATTACGATGTCTTTGAAGTTCCAAAAAAGAAAGTCAGCATCTTTGATCTTGGTGGCGGTGACACGGAAGACGACCTGAACAGCATGGCGGAATTCGCCGATGTTCTGAAAGGCAAATCTTTCGGTGCGGATATGGAAGGTGCGATGAAATACATCCTGCGCGCGAAATATCTGAATCAGCCGTTGATGTTGATGCCGGGTTACTGGGAGTAA
- a CDS encoding 30S ribosomal protein S1, protein MTKQLNKAALEKQKVLAFLDAEDAKVPANPGILNAKADKGGDFDSLFEASMKEQDFKVGDVVTGTVVEVQSDYVLVDINYKSEGLIAINEFRIVDGVRDVKAGDKVEVLIDRIENENGMIVLSKDKADMLRAWTDISKAAENEEVIEGTVVAKVKGGLSVDIGVKAFLPGSQIDLRPVRNMDVYLGKKFKFKVIKFNKKRGNIVLSRRALLEEERDSLRSQTLDTMAEGSVVTGVVKNITDYGAFIDLGGMDGLLHITDMSWGRVKHPSEMLNVGDEIQVKVLKYDKEKERVSLGMKQLHADPWESVKASYPPGTKLKGKVVSLAEYGAFVELGEGIEGLIHVSEMSWTKRVKHPSQIVTVDQEVEVVVLEVDTENRRISLGMKQLQANPWVEMKESYAPGTIIEGEVKSVTDFGIFIGIEEGIDGLVHISDFSWTKRVNHPNELYAKGQKVRAVVLGVDIENERFSLGIKQLESDPWSNIENKYAIGTQHDVKVTKTADFGAFVELESDIEGLIHISELTTEKINSVEEFIKPGQSVKAEVISIDKDARKIGLSAKLVKLREAKADVDDYVKKATATSKSTFGDLFADQLKNVKTDKQ, encoded by the coding sequence ATGACAAAACAATTGAACAAAGCCGCATTGGAGAAACAGAAAGTTCTTGCTTTCTTGGATGCTGAAGACGCAAAGGTTCCAGCAAATCCTGGCATTTTGAATGCGAAAGCTGACAAAGGTGGCGACTTCGACTCTCTATTCGAAGCTTCCATGAAAGAACAAGACTTCAAAGTCGGCGACGTTGTAACAGGTACTGTAGTTGAAGTTCAGTCTGACTACGTTCTTGTTGATATCAACTACAAGTCTGAAGGTTTGATCGCGATCAACGAATTCCGTATTGTTGACGGCGTACGCGATGTGAAAGCTGGAGACAAAGTAGAAGTTTTGATCGACCGTATCGAAAACGAAAACGGCATGATCGTTCTTTCCAAAGACAAAGCAGACATGCTTCGTGCTTGGACAGACATCTCTAAAGCAGCAGAAAACGAAGAAGTTATCGAAGGTACTGTTGTTGCTAAAGTTAAAGGCGGCTTGAGCGTTGATATCGGCGTTAAAGCATTCCTTCCAGGTTCTCAAATCGACCTGCGTCCGGTTCGCAACATGGACGTATACCTGGGCAAGAAGTTCAAATTCAAAGTTATCAAGTTCAACAAGAAACGTGGCAACATCGTTCTTTCCCGCCGCGCGCTTCTTGAAGAAGAACGTGACAGCTTGCGCTCTCAAACTCTTGACACTATGGCAGAAGGTTCTGTTGTTACTGGTGTTGTTAAAAACATCACTGACTACGGTGCGTTCATCGACCTTGGTGGCATGGACGGTTTGTTGCACATCACTGATATGTCTTGGGGCCGCGTAAAACATCCTTCTGAGATGTTGAACGTTGGTGACGAAATCCAAGTTAAAGTTCTTAAGTATGACAAAGAAAAAGAACGCGTATCTTTGGGCATGAAACAGCTTCACGCAGATCCTTGGGAATCCGTAAAAGCTTCTTACCCTCCAGGCACTAAACTGAAAGGCAAAGTTGTATCTTTGGCTGAGTACGGTGCATTCGTTGAGCTTGGTGAAGGCATTGAAGGTCTGATCCACGTTTCTGAAATGTCCTGGACTAAACGTGTAAAACACCCTTCTCAGATCGTGACTGTTGATCAAGAAGTTGAAGTAGTGGTTCTTGAAGTAGACACTGAAAACCGCCGCATCAGCTTGGGTATGAAACAACTTCAGGCCAACCCATGGGTTGAAATGAAAGAATCATACGCTCCAGGTACAATCATCGAAGGCGAAGTGAAATCCGTAACTGACTTCGGTATCTTCATCGGCATCGAAGAAGGCATCGACGGTTTGGTTCACATCTCTGACTTCTCTTGGACTAAACGTGTAAATCATCCAAATGAACTTTATGCTAAAGGCCAAAAAGTTCGCGCGGTTGTATTGGGCGTGGACATCGAGAACGAAAGATTCTCTTTGGGTATCAAACAACTTGAGTCTGACCCTTGGTCAAACATCGAGAACAAATACGCTATCGGCACTCAACACGATGTTAAAGTCACTAAAACAGCTGACTTCGGTGCATTCGTTGAGCTTGAATCCGATATCGAAGGTTTGATCCACATTTCTGAACTGACTACTGAAAAAATCAACTCTGTTGAAGAATTCATCAAGCCAGGTCAGTCTGTAAAAGCTGAAGTTATCTCTATCGACAAAGACGCTCGTAAGATCGGCTTGTCTGCAAAACTTGTTAAACTTCGCGAAGCAAAAGCGGATGTTGACGATTACGTTAAAAAAGCGACTGCAACTTCCAAGTCCACTTTCGGTGACTTGTTTGCTGACCAGTTGAAAAACGTAAAAACTGACAAGCAATAG
- a CDS encoding prenyltransferase/squalene oxidase repeat-containing protein: protein MKYLLFLLGLISATAQARYEKHIDSALDFLAHYQTTGREGYEPGQWRSRVTSYVPSAIGVGRFGVAYDEPSAFSAAATSNVLAETYFYNPRLGKIPPMVRKTALGLAPYRWGNLFNFYPPSSFKGVPTRGPRNMYLAPQWKGFANIPPDADTTSVTHTYLHLLKSLEAGQSPRHKAAALPEEVIDAFSSARDLSRLPHTYNAAQLHVNTGAFMTWLWDEKDPDMPRNIFAAPHRGTRIPFNVNDVDCVVNANVLKLLTYARKTEGPGYQASCRHLNRVVEKRQFYFCGMYYPSRYALPYAMAATINAGASCLEPSRQKLLNYILALQHKDGSWRNSFMARPDYAHSTAWALNTLLILGDPKNEWHRERVRRGVNFLLSQAQKDSTGKLFWSGQVFFAATFVARFPVVWRSTGYTTALAVKALTLADLRWN from the coding sequence ATGAAGTACCTGCTGTTTTTGCTGGGGCTGATCAGTGCGACCGCACAGGCCCGTTATGAAAAACACATCGACTCGGCCCTGGATTTTCTGGCGCACTATCAGACGACAGGCCGCGAAGGCTATGAGCCCGGTCAGTGGCGATCGCGGGTGACGTCCTATGTCCCCAGCGCGATCGGCGTGGGCAGGTTTGGTGTCGCTTACGATGAGCCCAGCGCCTTTTCAGCCGCCGCCACCTCCAACGTTCTGGCAGAGACCTATTTTTACAATCCCCGTCTTGGCAAGATCCCACCCATGGTACGCAAAACCGCCCTGGGGCTGGCCCCCTATCGCTGGGGAAACCTGTTTAATTTCTACCCACCCTCCAGTTTCAAAGGCGTTCCGACCCGCGGGCCGCGCAACATGTATCTGGCCCCGCAGTGGAAAGGTTTTGCCAACATCCCGCCGGACGCCGACACCACCTCGGTCACTCACACCTATTTGCATTTGCTAAAAAGCCTGGAGGCCGGCCAATCCCCGCGCCACAAGGCCGCGGCCCTGCCTGAAGAGGTGATCGACGCCTTTTCTTCAGCCCGCGACCTGTCCCGCCTTCCCCACACTTACAATGCCGCGCAACTGCACGTGAACACCGGGGCCTTCATGACGTGGCTGTGGGACGAAAAAGATCCGGACATGCCACGCAATATCTTTGCAGCCCCTCATCGAGGCACGCGGATTCCGTTCAACGTCAACGACGTCGACTGCGTCGTAAATGCCAATGTGCTGAAACTTCTGACCTACGCCAGGAAAACCGAAGGACCCGGTTATCAGGCCAGTTGCCGGCACCTGAACCGCGTTGTTGAAAAAAGACAGTTCTATTTCTGCGGAATGTACTATCCCAGCCGCTATGCTCTGCCCTATGCGATGGCTGCCACGATCAATGCCGGGGCTTCGTGTCTGGAGCCCTCGCGACAAAAGCTGCTGAACTATATTCTGGCCCTGCAACACAAAGACGGTTCCTGGCGAAACAGCTTTATGGCAAGGCCGGATTATGCCCATTCCACCGCCTGGGCACTGAACACATTGTTAATTCTAGGCGACCCCAAAAATGAATGGCATCGGGAGCGTGTGCGCCGGGGGGTGAATTTCCTGCTGTCGCAGGCCCAAAAAGATTCCACCGGAAAGCTGTTCTGGAGTGGTCAGGTGTTCTTTGCCGCCACATTTGTGGCAAGATTTCCGGTGGTGTGGAGGTCAACTGGTTACACCACGGCCCTGGCCGTGAAAGCCCTGACCCTGGCTGATTTGCGCTGGAATTAA
- a CDS encoding TIGR02285 family protein, with product MWLLPQIAGAIEPPPQKPAIQWIVNDFPPFLVLSGEGMMVDISQAKGPFASIYQEIERALPGYSHRFVRVSFTRAEKLFSGQGGYCTVLLQKTKEREKFLIFGDELARAFPVGLVVHAKGTPGIRDDQKDVDLKELLATGKFRLGVIQSRAYTQQIDDILSHSGHATKIVGDSAMGNLFLMLEKKRVNGVLAYALEKTDYERNNIAVPALKFLNVKNMPNHISVWASCEKSLRGEQILKDLTRAVREKNVKGKIYKYFMQELPPDMKKSYRDLYDTPP from the coding sequence ATGTGGCTCTTGCCACAAATTGCTGGGGCGATTGAACCGCCGCCGCAGAAGCCTGCTATTCAGTGGATCGTGAATGATTTCCCTCCGTTTTTGGTGCTTTCAGGCGAGGGGATGATGGTTGATATTTCACAAGCTAAGGGACCTTTTGCCAGCATTTATCAGGAAATAGAACGGGCCTTGCCGGGCTATTCGCACCGTTTTGTGCGGGTGTCGTTCACGCGGGCGGAAAAGCTTTTCAGTGGGCAGGGTGGGTATTGCACGGTGCTTTTGCAAAAAACCAAAGAGCGGGAAAAATTTCTGATTTTTGGCGACGAACTGGCGCGGGCTTTTCCTGTGGGGCTGGTGGTGCACGCCAAAGGCACGCCGGGGATCCGGGATGATCAAAAGGACGTGGATTTAAAAGAGCTGCTGGCCACCGGGAAATTTCGCCTGGGGGTTATTCAAAGCCGTGCCTACACCCAGCAGATTGATGACATTCTTTCCCACAGCGGGCATGCGACAAAGATTGTCGGTGACAGTGCCATGGGAAATCTTTTTTTGATGCTGGAAAAAAAGCGGGTCAACGGTGTTTTGGCTTACGCACTGGAAAAAACCGATTACGAGCGCAACAATATCGCCGTGCCTGCGCTGAAATTTTTGAATGTCAAAAACATGCCCAACCATATTTCGGTGTGGGCGTCCTGTGAAAAATCCCTGCGCGGCGAACAGATTTTGAAAGATCTGACCCGCGCCGTGCGTGAAAAAAATGTGAAGGGCAAAATCTATAAGTACTTCATGCAGGAGCTTCCGCCGGACATGAAGAAAAGTTATCGGGATCTGTACGACACTCCACCTTAA
- the cmk gene encoding (d)CMP kinase — protein sequence MGMVITIDGPAASGKSSVSRELARRLGWQWVSTGAFYRGLAFAALQLQIDLDDVSTLANLTHDPVWSVKMDDERTRVFFKDQDVTDQIAHEDVGNFASKVSHYPEVRKALLDAQRNCSAGPQGLVAEGRDCGTVVFPSAEAKVYLTANSEHRAARRAAELGLDHEDMVKAQQQRDLQDSTRKVAPMAVPEDALVVDTTALNLNQVVDAVVEYVKNKI from the coding sequence ATGGGAATGGTAATTACGATTGATGGCCCTGCGGCCTCCGGAAAATCTTCAGTAAGTCGTGAGCTGGCTCGTCGTTTGGGCTGGCAGTGGGTTTCTACGGGTGCATTCTATCGTGGTTTGGCATTTGCCGCTCTTCAATTGCAAATTGATCTGGATGACGTTTCCACTTTGGCCAATCTGACTCACGATCCGGTATGGAGCGTGAAGATGGATGATGAACGCACTCGTGTGTTCTTCAAAGACCAGGACGTCACCGACCAAATCGCTCACGAAGACGTGGGCAATTTCGCAAGTAAAGTCAGTCATTATCCGGAAGTGCGTAAGGCGCTATTGGATGCTCAACGCAACTGTTCTGCCGGCCCTCAAGGTCTGGTGGCTGAAGGCCGCGATTGTGGCACCGTGGTATTCCCTTCTGCGGAAGCCAAGGTTTATTTGACTGCTAACAGTGAACACCGTGCGGCCCGCCGTGCGGCAGAGTTGGGTCTGGACCATGAAGACATGGTGAAAGCCCAGCAGCAGCGTGACCTGCAAGATTCCACTCGCAAAGTGGCTCCGATGGCCGTGCCAGAAGATGCTTTGGTTGTGGACACAACTGCGCTCAACCTGAATCAAGTGGTTGATGCCGTCGTAGAATACGTAAAAAACAAAATCTAA
- the hisC gene encoding histidinol-phosphate transaminase, giving the protein MKISPEILNLVPYKPGKPISETQREYGLTTVYKLASNENPLGPSPKAMAAVKQALDHQHLYPDPSHYELLQTLSKEWGFPTKQLAIGNGSDELIDLLCRIYCEHHDGVLTSAAAFNAYEVSAPANRAVIHKVPMAEGYRFDLPAIADYFLKHPEKNIRLIFVSNPNNPTGTYATKAEVEAFLQKVGNRDDVMIIFDEAYNEFVRAKDYASAQGYMGQYKNLIVLRTFSKIYGLAGFRLGAMIAPPEVVEVFNRVRKPFNVNDLAQVAANAALQDKEFIERSQQICWKGLDYFYKKLEELGLPYIPSQGNFVMFDTLRDAAKVNEALLRRGIIMRPLLNYGFKTHLRLSVGRDHENEAAMSALADVLKEITPL; this is encoded by the coding sequence GTGAAGATTTCTCCCGAAATTTTGAATCTGGTGCCCTACAAACCTGGAAAGCCGATTTCCGAGACCCAACGTGAGTACGGGCTCACAACGGTCTACAAGCTCGCAAGTAACGAGAATCCTTTGGGTCCCAGCCCGAAAGCCATGGCGGCTGTGAAGCAGGCTTTGGATCATCAGCACCTGTATCCGGATCCATCCCACTATGAGCTTTTGCAGACTTTGTCGAAAGAATGGGGCTTCCCGACAAAACAACTTGCTATTGGCAACGGCAGCGACGAACTGATTGATTTGTTGTGCCGTATTTACTGTGAGCACCATGACGGCGTTTTGACATCTGCGGCAGCGTTTAATGCCTATGAAGTCAGCGCTCCGGCGAACCGTGCCGTGATCCACAAAGTTCCAATGGCGGAAGGATACCGCTTTGATCTGCCGGCGATTGCGGATTATTTCCTGAAACACCCGGAAAAAAACATCCGTTTGATTTTTGTCTCTAATCCCAACAATCCTACCGGCACCTACGCGACCAAAGCTGAAGTGGAGGCTTTCCTTCAGAAAGTCGGTAACCGCGACGATGTGATGATTATTTTCGACGAGGCCTATAACGAATTTGTGCGTGCCAAAGACTATGCATCCGCACAAGGTTATATGGGACAGTATAAAAACCTGATTGTTCTTCGCACTTTCTCCAAAATCTATGGCCTGGCGGGTTTCCGCCTGGGGGCGATGATCGCGCCGCCCGAGGTTGTGGAGGTCTTTAACCGTGTGCGCAAACCATTTAATGTCAACGATTTAGCGCAAGTGGCTGCAAATGCGGCTCTGCAAGATAAAGAATTTATTGAGCGATCGCAGCAGATTTGCTGGAAAGGGCTTGATTACTTCTACAAGAAGTTAGAAGAATTAGGCCTGCCGTACATTCCATCTCAGGGAAATTTTGTCATGTTTGACACTCTCCGCGACGCCGCCAAGGTGAACGAAGCCTTGTTACGTCGTGGGATTATCATGAGACCGCTATTGAACTATGGGTTCAAGACGCATCTGCGTTTGAGTGTAGGGCGCGATCATGAAAATGAAGCTGCTATGTCAGCTTTGGCGGATGTTTTAAAAGAAATCACTCCGCTGTAG
- a CDS encoding hydantoin utilization protein, which produces MFHSRESLKSSLSQFIAPHGKIQKAFISLRVPKKLLDYKLSGAVAHVSTEGLEHWLDLCGTPAALTSKDLQFALRERVRADGSVETALQTEELEAIAAKLELMSCKKVCLNLLHSATNPVHLNAATKFFAEKGIEVFAPASSDNPHEVTRWTQNALNATLSGVFADLKKDVYAGLESALDKKDIHFLDAGGELFQEESGKEISSQFAASTALGLWNKSLGSDVLYLGLEYFTLISPTRWAAQWNSCWGPVELRHVKVKNLGIQPTLGIGLNGFERFDFLTQEEGWEPGPMFLGRGQKMSLLDLWSENPKLSKLEGLEDRVSAQGIQRFKTSLLTLSKISTFKDNDFNHLTKELQSLSVQRLAVESFLQRDQQKLLVTGPLAALFANIFKKDPHTTVAADEFCESAATALWGMKALKESK; this is translated from the coding sequence GTGTTTCACTCTCGTGAAAGCCTTAAATCCTCACTGTCCCAGTTCATCGCGCCCCATGGAAAAATCCAGAAGGCTTTCATCAGCCTGCGCGTTCCCAAAAAACTTTTGGACTACAAACTGAGTGGTGCTGTGGCTCACGTCAGCACCGAAGGACTGGAACACTGGCTGGATCTTTGCGGAACTCCGGCAGCGCTGACCAGCAAGGATCTGCAATTTGCCCTGCGTGAACGCGTGCGCGCGGACGGCAGTGTGGAAACCGCATTGCAAACCGAGGAACTGGAAGCCATTGCCGCAAAGCTTGAACTGATGAGCTGCAAAAAAGTCTGCCTGAACCTGTTGCACTCTGCGACCAATCCCGTGCACCTGAACGCGGCGACAAAATTCTTCGCCGAAAAAGGCATTGAAGTGTTTGCTCCGGCCAGCAGCGACAACCCTCACGAAGTCACTCGCTGGACTCAGAATGCCCTGAACGCCACTCTTTCCGGCGTTTTTGCGGACCTGAAAAAAGACGTGTATGCGGGCCTTGAGTCCGCGCTGGATAAAAAAGACATTCACTTCCTGGATGCCGGCGGTGAACTTTTCCAGGAGGAATCCGGAAAAGAAATCAGCAGCCAGTTTGCCGCTTCCACCGCCCTGGGGCTTTGGAACAAGTCCTTGGGGTCTGATGTTCTGTATCTGGGCCTTGAATACTTCACTTTGATTTCTCCGACCCGCTGGGCAGCCCAATGGAACAGTTGCTGGGGACCGGTGGAGCTACGCCACGTAAAAGTAAAAAATCTGGGCATTCAACCCACTTTGGGAATTGGTTTGAATGGCTTTGAGCGTTTTGACTTCCTGACTCAGGAAGAAGGCTGGGAACCGGGGCCGATGTTCCTGGGTCGCGGGCAAAAAATGAGTCTTTTGGATCTGTGGTCCGAAAATCCAAAGCTTTCCAAACTGGAAGGCCTGGAAGACCGTGTTTCCGCCCAGGGAATTCAGCGCTTTAAAACCTCCCTGCTGACTCTTTCCAAAATCAGCACGTTCAAAGACAATGACTTCAATCATCTGACCAAAGAACTGCAAAGCCTGTCCGTGCAAAGACTGGCGGTGGAATCCTTCCTGCAGCGTGATCAGCAAAAGTTATTGGTGACGGGTCCTTTGGCGGCGCTGTTTGCCAATATCTTCAAAAAAGATCCGCACACAACAGTGGCAGCTGATGAATTCTGTGAATCCGCAGCCACGGCCCTGTGGGGCATGAAAGCCCTGAAGGAGTCCAAATGA
- a CDS encoding hydantoinase B/oxoprolinase family protein encodes MNYQIELLHSLLNQFLVGESALMTLDGDVLGVRGQQPVTYGTLTTAAGTAAKYLKLQEGDIALLNDPYSGGSLLSEMTFVMAVSEDLLWVSRRPLDTQVKIVKSIEEEGLRIPPTPLRQKNQLNEMILAAMQAHPACPADFVPWLKAQVADLTAGAKKLVDAIELTGFTVTGELIEDYLRISKKAATKKISESASGEARVDVVLDSGELLRLNMEIQDGKISLDFSGTTAAKTVSMTESATYGACFHALSRHYGFTDLANSGSFSVLQITKPSGCWLVGKYPAPTFKGMTCGVAALQSAIELALAQIHHKQESSLGSHCALQFDLQSGSKHALLTLPGGEGAKTSRDGVSAHLDTISLEQLERDFPIKVLRVDQRHSNGGKGKFNGGRGVVMKIEVCGDLSATWMTDLTLHRPRLLKTCSHGDPAEVTLEQGEVAKSLPVLGQQKFAAKDILTLCSGSGGGYGRAE; translated from the coding sequence ATGAACTATCAAATCGAACTTCTGCATTCTTTGCTGAATCAATTCCTGGTGGGTGAATCCGCACTGATGACTTTGGACGGTGATGTCCTGGGTGTGCGCGGTCAGCAACCAGTGACCTATGGCACACTGACAACCGCGGCCGGCACTGCGGCGAAGTACCTGAAACTTCAGGAAGGCGACATCGCCCTTTTGAATGACCCTTACAGCGGCGGAAGCCTGTTGTCCGAGATGACTTTTGTCATGGCGGTTTCAGAGGATCTTCTGTGGGTTTCGCGCCGTCCTTTGGACACCCAGGTGAAAATCGTCAAATCCATCGAAGAAGAAGGCCTGCGCATTCCGCCGACACCCCTTCGTCAGAAAAACCAGTTGAATGAAATGATTCTGGCAGCCATGCAGGCCCATCCGGCCTGCCCCGCTGATTTCGTGCCTTGGCTGAAAGCCCAAGTGGCTGATCTGACCGCCGGCGCAAAAAAACTGGTGGATGCGATTGAGCTGACGGGTTTCACTGTGACCGGCGAGCTGATCGAAGACTATCTGCGCATCTCGAAGAAAGCGGCGACGAAAAAGATTTCTGAAAGCGCTTCGGGCGAAGCCCGCGTGGATGTGGTTTTGGACAGCGGTGAACTGCTGCGCCTGAATATGGAAATCCAGGATGGCAAGATCTCTTTGGATTTCAGCGGCACCACGGCGGCCAAAACAGTTTCCATGACTGAATCCGCGACCTATGGCGCCTGCTTCCATGCCCTGAGCCGTCATTACGGATTCACGGACCTGGCGAATTCCGGTTCATTCTCTGTTTTGCAAATCACCAAACCTTCCGGCTGCTGGCTGGTGGGTAAATATCCAGCGCCGACTTTCAAAGGGATGACCTGCGGGGTGGCGGCGTTACAGTCCGCAATTGAACTGGCGCTGGCACAAATTCACCACAAACAGGAATCCTCATTGGGCAGCCACTGTGCCCTGCAATTTGATCTTCAGTCCGGCAGCAAACATGCACTTTTGACTTTGCCAGGCGGTGAAGGCGCGAAAACGTCCCGTGACGGCGTCAGCGCGCATCTGGATACAATTTCTTTGGAACAACTGGAACGCGATTTCCCGATCAAGGTTCTGCGTGTGGATCAACGCCACTCTAACGGTGGCAAAGGCAAATTTAACGGCGGTCGTGGTGTGGTGATGAAGATCGAGGTGTGCGGAGACCTTTCCGCCACCTGGATGACCGACCTGACCTTGCATCGTCCCCGCCTGCTGAAAACCTGCAGCCATGGCGATCCAGCCGAAGTCACCCTGGAACAAGGTGAGGTGGCAAAATCACTTCCCGTTTTGGGACAGCAAAAATTTGCAGCTAAAGACATCCTGACACTTTGTTCAGGTTCTGGTGGCGGCTATGGTCGTGCAGAATAA
- the msrA gene encoding peptide-methionine (S)-S-oxide reductase MsrA: MSTSEVAYLAGGCFWGMEDLLRKLPGVTQTEVGYMGGETKNATYNLVKTGTTNHAETVKITFNPEKITYQDLLLYFFKIHDPTTNNRQGNDIGTQYRSAIFYTSDKQKDEAEIVRARVDKSGAWKSPVVTQIIKAADFWSAEEYHQDYLQKNPGGYTCHFERKIEFKQ; this comes from the coding sequence GTGAGTACGTCTGAAGTGGCCTATCTGGCCGGCGGCTGTTTTTGGGGCATGGAAGATTTGTTGCGCAAACTTCCGGGCGTCACCCAAACGGAAGTTGGTTACATGGGCGGCGAAACTAAAAATGCGACCTACAATCTAGTAAAAACCGGCACGACTAATCATGCCGAAACCGTGAAGATCACCTTCAACCCGGAAAAGATCACCTATCAGGATCTGCTGCTTTACTTCTTCAAGATTCATGATCCGACGACGAACAACCGTCAAGGCAATGACATCGGCACCCAGTATCGCAGTGCCATTTTCTATACCTCTGATAAACAAAAAGATGAGGCAGAAATTGTAAGAGCTCGCGTGGACAAGTCAGGAGCCTGGAAAAGTCCCGTGGTTACTCAGATCATCAAAGCTGCCGATTTTTGGTCTGCGGAAGAGTATCATCAGGATTATTTACAAAAGAATCCAGGTGGATACACTTGTCACTTCGAACGTAAAATCGAATTTAAGCAGTAA